The Argopecten irradians isolate NY chromosome 6, Ai_NY, whole genome shotgun sequence genome has a window encoding:
- the LOC138326127 gene encoding uncharacterized protein, producing the protein MVLLALVWGHSFVRRLGDYESTSSNNFHNFNFDGNVIQISCSGLGGGTVLPGPKSLQLPSDIYTSFPADIVFIQAGGNDLSKPRCDPDVLAQAIFNLACSVSNVPSVRIVIVGQLLPRFNDDGVYNAKLTTVNTSLASMLNDKANMVWWKHRGFWQNPQELYSNDNVHLNRKGMTKYARSVRSAIGSQLKRFP; encoded by the coding sequence atggttTTACTTGCGTTAGTGTGGGGACATTCTTTTGTGCGACGTCTTGGAGATTATGAATCTACATCTAGTAATAACTTTCATAATTTTAACTTTGATGGGAATGTGATTCAGATATCGTGTTCTGGCTTAGGTGGAGGTACTGTATTACCGGGTCCCAAATCTTTACAATTGCCATCGGACATATACACTTCTTTCCCTGCCGACATTGTATTCATACAAGCTGGCGGTAACGATTTATCTAAACCACGCTGTGATCCGGACGTGTTAGCTCAAGCTATTTTTAACTTGGCATGTAGTGTATCGAACGTGCCCTCTGTTCGCATAGTTATAGTTGGACAGCTTCTGCCTCGCTTCAATGACGACGGCGTGTACAATGCTAAGCTGACGACGGTCAACACTTCATTAGCATCCATGTTGAACGACAAAGCTAATATGGTATGGTGGAAACACCGAGGTTTTTGGCAGAATCCACAAGAACTTTATTCAAATGATAACGTCCACCTTAATCGAAAAGGGATGACAAAATATGCACGGAGTGTGAGATCGGCCATTGGCTCCCAGCTCAAGCGATTTCCATGA
- the LOC138326128 gene encoding uncharacterized protein: protein MATGKVIWGRGVILILFIVYQGIRSEQNVALSKPSEQSSDQGRPDLVASKVVDGCLDRKMDNGCCTHTQGSGPKTAWWRVDMKELMTINSITITYTNTVERRDRLAGYHLYISNTTSTPQDGTLCYVDTSSTIDEVQLVVTHQCPFVGRYVTVYNYRTEPLRQSWYYQYALLELCELQVWGCPSACYGGNCNSTTGACFYCFTGTYGDFCNMTCPANCKDNACEKDTGTCVETDIYSKSGLFCCISNARDQMQNVTKRWISIISDLSSSYIVRRLEFITNFVRIKRSGFLR from the exons ATGGCGACGGGTAAGGTGATTTGGGGGAGAGGCGTGATTCTGATTCTGTTTATCGTGTATCAGGGAATTCGATCAGAAC AAAATGTTGCACTATCAAAACCAAGTGAACAAAGTAGCGACCAGGGCCGGCCTGATCTCGTTGCTAGTAAAGTCGTGGATGGCTGCTTAGATAGGAAAATGGACAATGGCTGTTGTACACATACACAAGGCAGTGGGCCTAAAACGGCCTGGTGGCGGGTCGATATGAAAGAATTGATGACCATAAACAGTATCACAATCACCTACACTAACACCG TTGAACGTCGGGATCGTTTAGCAGGCTATCATCTTTACATATCCAACACCACTAGTACCCCACAGGACGGTACCTTATGTTATGTGGACACGAGTAGTACAATAGACGAGGTCCAGCTGGTGGTGACACACCAGTGTCCATTTGTTGGTCGATACGTCACAGTGTATAACTACAGAACAGAGCCATTGAGACAAAGCTGGTATTACCAATACGCTCTCCTAGAACTTTGTGAACTACAGGTGTGGG GATGTCCTTCAGCGTGTTATGGTGGTAACTGTAATTCCACGACTGGTGCTTGCTTCT attgttttacaGGGACATACGGGGATTTCTGTAACATGACTTGTCCAGCAAACTGTAAAGACAATGCGTGTGAGAAAGACACCGGGACGTGTGTAG AGACGGATATTTATTCCAAGAGTGGACTGTTCTGCTGTATCAGCAATGCCAGAGACCAAATGCAAAATGTGACGAAGAGGTGGATATCTATCATATCGGACTTAAGCTCCTCGTACATTGTACGACGACTGGAGTTTATAACCAATTTCGTACGTATTAAGCGTAGTGGGTTCCTACGATAG